From a single Nocardioides sp. dk884 genomic region:
- a CDS encoding helix-turn-helix domain-containing protein → MVLFRRLLGDVLRDQRMQRGMTLREVSAEARVSLGYISEIERGQKEASSELLASLCTALEVPLSAVLREVSDAVALEEAAVAATRIPVAPTRVAPHGDVVASAA, encoded by the coding sequence ATGGTGCTGTTTCGACGGCTCCTCGGCGACGTGCTCCGCGACCAGCGGATGCAGCGTGGGATGACCCTGCGCGAGGTCTCGGCCGAGGCCCGGGTGAGTCTCGGCTACATCTCCGAGATCGAGCGCGGCCAGAAGGAGGCGTCTTCTGAGCTGCTGGCCTCCCTGTGCACGGCGCTGGAGGTGCCGCTCTCCGCGGTGCTGCGCGAGGTCTCCGACGCCGTGGCGCTCGAGGAGGCCGCGGTGGCCGCGACCCGCATCCCTGTCGCACCCACCCGCGTCGCCCCCCACGGCGACGTCGTCGCCTCCGCCGCCTGA
- a CDS encoding ATP-dependent helicase — MAATPTPDGAASEPTGVAALGRFRPATRTWFEAAFAEPTPVQVAAWEAIAAGRHALVVAPTGSGKTLSAFLWSLDRLLHTEPPAEKQHRCRVLYISPLKALAVDVERNLRAPLAGIHHTAERLGTPVTPVRVGVRSGDTPAAERRKLVSAPPDIMITTPESLFLMLTSQAREALRGVETVILDEVHAVAGTKRGAHLAISLERLDALLARPAQRIGLSATVRPLEEVARFLGGTAPVEIVAPPAEKQWDLRVVVPVEDMTAPEEIDPDGDGDPQRAQSIWPHVEERVADLIAEHRSTIVFANSRRLAERLTARLNEIATARATGLSPARVPAEVMAQAGSSVTALAAPAEPETSSVVIAKAHHGSVSKEQRALIEDDLKRGRLPAVVATSSLELGIDMGAVDLVIQIESPPSVASALQRVGRAGHQVGEVSRGVLFPKHRGDLAQTAVAVERMRTGAIESLRVPANPLDVLAQQVVAATALEPWSADDLYDLVRRSAPFTRLPRSAYDAVLDLLAGRYPSDEFAELRPRIVWDRVTGALTGRPGAQRLAVTSGGTIPDRGLFGVFLLGGEGPGRRVGELDEEMVYESRVGDVFALGATSWRIEDITHDRVLVTPAPGIPGRLPFWKGDTLGRPAELGAAIGAFTRELGSELPETARARARAQGMDEWAADNLVTYLHEQLEATDALPSDRTLLVERFRDELGDWRLVIHSPYGTPVHAPWALAINARLRERYGTDGQAVASDDGIVIRIPDTDAEPPGGEIVVFDPGEIEDLVTTEVGGSALFAARFRECAARALLLPRRDPGRRSPLWQQRQRAASLLEVAVKYPSFPIVLEAVRECLQDVYDLPSLVGLMRSVERRETQVVDVATHAPSPFARTLLFGYVAQFMYEGDSPIAERRAAALSLDQGLLAELLGRAELRELLDPDVLAEVEAELQRLAPDRRARDAEGLVDLLRGLGPLTSAEAAARCVEGADVEAWLAALASARRVVAVRVAGEERWSVIEDVARLRDGLGVPVPPGTPDAFTDPVDDPLADLVSRHARTHGPFTTEQVAARLGLGPAVVRHTLQRLAAQGRVLDGEFRPAGSGQEWCDAEVLRRLRRRSLARLRQEVEPVEPAALARFLPAWQHVSAAGTGRGGLRGVDGVLAVLDQLAGCAVPASALEPLVLASRVRDYEPAFLDELTASGEVVWAGHGALPGSDGWVSLHLADRAHLTLPDPTPFEHAELHQAVLDALAPGGAWFFRQLADAVGSTDDTALSAALWDLVWAGRISNDTLTPLRALVRGGTPAHRTRRPPPRLRMSSTTGGRARMPSRTGPPQTAGRWALLPELDDDPTRRAHAAAEGLLERHGVVIRGAVVAERLPGGFAAVYKVLSAFEDSGRCRRGYFVEGLGAAQFGTAGAVDRLRTFAAPEEGTAPAARTALALAATDPANPYGAALGWPDAPESATERGHRPGRKAGALVVSVEGRLVLYVERGGRTLLTWSDDPDDLGPAAQALAAAAQRGALGRLTVEKADGAQLLGSGPTPLREALQAAGFVATPRGLRLDQRVGGR, encoded by the coding sequence ATGGCAGCGACACCGACGCCCGACGGCGCCGCCTCCGAGCCCACCGGGGTGGCCGCGCTGGGGCGGTTCCGCCCGGCCACGCGCACCTGGTTCGAGGCAGCGTTCGCCGAGCCCACCCCGGTCCAGGTCGCCGCCTGGGAGGCGATCGCCGCCGGCCGCCACGCCCTGGTCGTCGCGCCCACCGGCAGCGGCAAGACCTTGAGCGCGTTCCTGTGGTCGCTGGACCGACTGCTGCACACCGAGCCGCCGGCGGAGAAGCAGCACCGCTGCCGGGTCCTCTACATCTCCCCGCTCAAGGCGCTCGCGGTCGACGTCGAGCGCAACCTGCGCGCGCCGCTCGCCGGCATCCACCACACCGCCGAGCGCCTCGGCACCCCGGTCACGCCGGTGCGGGTCGGGGTCCGCTCGGGCGACACCCCGGCCGCGGAGCGCCGCAAGCTCGTCAGCGCCCCGCCGGACATCATGATCACCACCCCGGAGTCGCTGTTCTTGATGCTGACCTCCCAGGCGCGCGAGGCGCTGCGCGGGGTGGAGACGGTGATCCTCGACGAGGTGCACGCCGTGGCCGGCACCAAGCGCGGCGCGCACCTGGCGATCAGCCTGGAGCGCCTCGACGCCCTGCTCGCCCGCCCGGCCCAACGCATCGGCCTGTCCGCGACCGTGCGCCCGCTCGAGGAGGTCGCCCGGTTCCTCGGTGGCACCGCGCCGGTGGAGATCGTCGCCCCGCCCGCGGAGAAGCAGTGGGACCTGCGCGTGGTCGTGCCGGTCGAGGACATGACCGCGCCCGAGGAGATCGACCCCGACGGCGACGGTGACCCGCAGCGCGCCCAGTCGATCTGGCCGCACGTGGAGGAACGCGTCGCCGACCTGATCGCCGAGCACCGCTCCACGATCGTCTTCGCCAACTCCCGCCGCCTCGCCGAGCGCCTCACGGCACGGCTCAACGAGATCGCCACCGCTCGGGCCACCGGGCTGTCCCCCGCCCGGGTCCCGGCCGAGGTGATGGCGCAGGCAGGTTCGTCGGTGACCGCGCTCGCGGCGCCGGCGGAGCCCGAGACGAGCAGCGTCGTGATCGCCAAGGCCCACCACGGCTCGGTGTCGAAGGAGCAGCGCGCGCTGATCGAGGACGACCTCAAGCGCGGCCGGCTACCGGCCGTCGTCGCGACCAGCAGCCTCGAGCTCGGCATCGACATGGGTGCCGTCGACCTCGTCATCCAGATCGAGTCGCCGCCCTCGGTGGCCAGCGCGCTGCAGCGGGTGGGCCGTGCCGGCCACCAGGTCGGCGAGGTCTCCCGCGGGGTGCTGTTCCCCAAGCACCGCGGCGACCTGGCCCAGACCGCTGTCGCCGTGGAGCGCATGCGCACCGGTGCCATCGAGTCCCTGCGGGTGCCCGCCAACCCTCTCGACGTGCTGGCCCAGCAGGTCGTGGCCGCCACCGCGCTCGAGCCCTGGTCCGCCGACGACCTCTACGACCTGGTGCGGCGCAGCGCGCCGTTCACCCGGCTGCCGCGCTCGGCGTACGACGCGGTGCTCGACCTGCTCGCGGGGCGCTACCCCTCCGACGAGTTCGCCGAGCTGCGCCCGCGCATCGTCTGGGACCGGGTCACCGGCGCCCTCACCGGGCGCCCGGGCGCCCAGCGGCTCGCGGTCACCAGCGGCGGCACGATCCCCGACCGCGGCCTGTTCGGCGTGTTCCTGCTCGGCGGCGAGGGCCCGGGCCGGCGCGTCGGCGAGCTCGACGAGGAGATGGTCTATGAGTCCCGGGTCGGCGACGTCTTCGCCCTCGGCGCCACCAGCTGGCGCATCGAGGACATCACCCACGACCGGGTGCTGGTCACCCCGGCGCCGGGGATCCCCGGCCGGCTGCCGTTCTGGAAGGGCGACACGCTCGGCCGCCCCGCCGAGCTCGGCGCCGCCATCGGCGCGTTCACCCGCGAGCTGGGCTCCGAGCTCCCCGAGACCGCCCGGGCACGCGCCCGGGCCCAGGGCATGGACGAGTGGGCCGCCGACAACCTGGTGACCTACCTGCACGAACAGCTCGAGGCCACCGACGCCCTGCCCAGCGACCGCACCCTGCTGGTGGAGCGCTTCCGCGACGAGCTCGGCGACTGGCGCCTGGTCATCCACTCCCCGTACGGCACCCCGGTGCACGCGCCGTGGGCGCTGGCGATCAACGCCCGGCTGCGCGAGCGCTACGGCACCGACGGGCAGGCGGTCGCCTCCGACGACGGCATCGTGATCCGCATCCCCGACACCGACGCGGAGCCGCCCGGTGGCGAGATCGTCGTCTTCGACCCCGGCGAGATCGAGGACCTGGTCACCACCGAGGTCGGCGGCTCCGCGCTGTTCGCCGCGCGGTTCCGCGAGTGCGCGGCCCGGGCCCTGCTGCTGCCCCGGCGCGATCCCGGCCGGCGCTCGCCGCTGTGGCAGCAGCGCCAGCGCGCCGCGTCCCTGCTCGAGGTCGCGGTCAAGTACCCCTCGTTCCCCATCGTCCTCGAGGCCGTGCGCGAGTGCCTCCAAGACGTCTACGACCTGCCCTCGCTGGTGGGCCTGATGCGCAGCGTCGAGCGCCGCGAGACCCAGGTCGTCGACGTGGCGACCCACGCCCCCTCGCCGTTCGCCCGCACGCTGCTGTTCGGCTACGTCGCGCAGTTCATGTACGAGGGCGACTCCCCCATCGCCGAGCGCCGCGCGGCCGCGCTCTCCCTCGACCAGGGCCTGCTCGCCGAGCTGCTCGGCCGCGCCGAGCTGCGCGAGCTGCTCGACCCCGACGTCCTCGCCGAGGTCGAGGCCGAGCTCCAGCGCCTCGCGCCCGACCGCCGCGCCCGCGACGCCGAGGGCCTCGTGGACCTGCTGCGCGGCCTGGGCCCGCTCACCAGCGCCGAGGCTGCCGCCCGCTGCGTCGAGGGCGCCGATGTCGAGGCGTGGCTGGCGGCTCTGGCGTCGGCACGCCGGGTCGTGGCGGTCCGGGTGGCGGGCGAGGAGCGCTGGAGCGTCATCGAGGACGTCGCGCGCCTGCGCGACGGCCTCGGGGTCCCGGTGCCTCCGGGCACCCCCGACGCGTTCACCGACCCCGTCGACGACCCGCTCGCCGACCTGGTCTCACGCCACGCCCGCACCCACGGCCCGTTCACCACCGAGCAGGTCGCGGCCCGGCTCGGCCTGGGCCCGGCGGTCGTGCGCCACACCCTCCAACGCCTCGCCGCCCAGGGCCGGGTGCTCGACGGGGAGTTCCGGCCCGCAGGCTCCGGGCAGGAGTGGTGCGACGCCGAGGTGCTGCGCCGCCTGCGCCGGCGCTCGCTGGCCCGGCTGCGCCAGGAGGTGGAGCCGGTCGAGCCGGCCGCGCTCGCCCGGTTCCTGCCCGCCTGGCAGCACGTCAGCGCCGCCGGCACCGGTCGCGGCGGCCTGCGCGGCGTGGACGGGGTGCTGGCGGTGCTCGACCAGCTCGCCGGGTGCGCGGTTCCGGCCAGCGCCCTGGAGCCGCTCGTGCTCGCCTCCCGGGTGCGTGACTACGAGCCCGCCTTCCTCGACGAGCTCACCGCCTCCGGCGAGGTGGTGTGGGCCGGGCACGGCGCGCTGCCCGGCTCCGACGGCTGGGTCTCCCTCCACCTCGCCGACCGGGCCCACCTCACGCTGCCCGACCCCACGCCGTTCGAGCACGCCGAGCTGCACCAGGCGGTGCTGGACGCGCTCGCTCCCGGTGGCGCCTGGTTCTTCCGCCAGCTCGCCGATGCCGTCGGCTCCACCGACGACACCGCGCTCAGCGCGGCCCTGTGGGACCTGGTCTGGGCCGGACGGATCAGCAACGACACGCTGACCCCGCTGCGCGCGCTGGTCCGCGGCGGCACCCCCGCCCACCGCACCCGCCGCCCGCCGCCGCGGCTGCGGATGTCCAGCACCACCGGCGGCCGCGCCCGGATGCCCAGCCGCACCGGTCCCCCGCAGACCGCCGGGCGGTGGGCGCTGCTGCCCGAGCTCGACGACGACCCGACCCGCCGCGCCCACGCCGCCGCCGAGGGGCTGCTCGAGCGGCACGGCGTGGTGATCCGCGGCGCCGTGGTCGCCGAGCGGCTGCCAGGCGGGTTCGCGGCGGTCTACAAGGTGCTCTCGGCGTTCGAGGACTCCGGGCGCTGTCGTCGCGGCTACTTCGTCGAGGGCCTGGGGGCTGCCCAGTTCGGCACCGCCGGTGCCGTCGACCGGCTGCGCACGTTCGCCGCGCCCGAGGAGGGCACCGCACCGGCGGCCCGCACCGCTCTCGCGCTGGCGGCCACCGACCCCGCCAACCCGTACGGCGCGGCGCTGGGCTGGCCCGACGCCCCGGAGTCCGCGACCGAGCGCGGCCACCGGCCGGGGCGCAAGGCCGGTGCACTCGTGGTCAGCGTCGAGGGGCGCCTGGTGCTCTACGTCGAGCGCGGCGGCCGCACCCTGCTGACCTGGAGCGACGACCCCGACGACCTCGGCCCGGCAGCGCAGGCGCTGGCCGCAGCTGCCCAGCGCGGCGCGCTCGGGCGTCTCACGGTCGAGAAGGCCGACGGCGCCCAGCTGCTCGGCTCGGGGCCCACCCCGCTGCGCGAGGCGCTCCAGGCTGCCGGGTTCGTCGCCACCCCGCGCGGGCTGCGGCTGGACCAGCGAGTCGGAGGTCGCTGA
- a CDS encoding ExeM/NucH family extracellular endonuclease, which yields MTPARPPRARRGPRRVVAVGAALAVAVSGLATYAVSPAHAAPSTGLVISEAYGGGGNAGATYTHDFVELHNPTDGPISVDGLSVQYRSSSSTAAATGVTALSGTVAPGGRYLVQQAAGSAGTQPLPTPDATGSVAMSGTRFTVWLAEGTTALTPPVGDAAGTPGVIDLLGVDSTTFETAAAPVVSNTTSATRTGADTDDNAADFAPAAPTPEGSGGTPDPEPEPEPEALAISAIQGAGATSPVAGRRVITSGVVTAAYPSGLFGFFVQETGSGGAQSAPRTASQGVFVYYPRGARTVEVRPGDRVEVTGTVEEYAGATQVRIADAATDVTVTGRGAELAPVTGEWPASAAAKEALEGMLVLPEGRFTVSDTYSTNRYGEVGLARGTTPLIQPTQVADAQDTAAIAAVVADNAARAIVLDDASSVDYTSSPALSPAYVSKQEPVRVGAATAFVAPVILTEGGSPSAPTYRFQPTAPVGPGVTGSPATFENTRTPAPDERLLAADGRPDIKVAAFNVLNYFTTLGDADDDNVGDGTPPCQAYLDRDGDGNNVSGGCAQRGAWDPADLARQQEKIVAAINALDADVVGLMEIENSAVLGEEPDEATRTLVAALNGALGEDVWAANPSSVDLPAPAEQDVITNAVIYRTDTVRRVGASRALGELSGEDEAFGNAREPLAQAFRPRAGGTPVLVVVNHFKSKGSGVDDGTGQGAANPDRIAQAEALAAWVPTVQADEGVEATLLLGDFNSYAQEDPLQVLYDAGWTNLETASGNEEYSYSFSGQVGSLDHVLANDAALARHTGVDVWNINAPESIAFEYSRFNIHGTDFHEPTPYRSSDHDPVVVGLDLVANRAPKVTPRLSLAHTPRTPVAGRSVVRLQVRVRAGQVSPQGRIAVRVLGRTVSAKVNRDGVATARLGRLVRGNVRVVVRYSGNERVRAAWAVHTVKVRPAPRSPGARG from the coding sequence ATGACCCCAGCTCGTCCGCCCCGGGCACGACGCGGCCCCCGCCGCGTGGTCGCCGTGGGCGCCGCCCTCGCGGTCGCCGTCTCCGGCCTCGCGACCTACGCCGTCAGCCCCGCACACGCCGCTCCCTCCACCGGTCTCGTGATCAGCGAGGCGTACGGCGGCGGCGGCAACGCCGGCGCCACCTACACCCACGACTTCGTCGAGCTGCACAACCCCACCGACGGGCCGATCTCCGTCGACGGGCTCTCGGTGCAGTACCGCAGCAGCTCCTCGACCGCCGCCGCCACCGGGGTCACCGCCCTGAGCGGCACCGTCGCTCCCGGCGGGCGCTACCTGGTGCAGCAGGCCGCCGGCAGCGCCGGCACCCAACCGCTGCCCACCCCGGACGCCACCGGATCGGTCGCGATGAGCGGCACCCGCTTCACGGTCTGGCTGGCCGAGGGCACCACGGCGCTCACCCCGCCCGTCGGCGACGCCGCCGGCACGCCCGGGGTGATCGACCTGCTGGGCGTGGACAGCACGACCTTCGAGACCGCCGCGGCGCCGGTGGTCTCCAACACCACGTCGGCGACCCGCACCGGCGCCGACACCGACGACAACGCCGCCGACTTCGCGCCCGCCGCCCCCACTCCGGAGGGCAGCGGCGGCACGCCGGACCCCGAGCCGGAGCCGGAGCCCGAGGCGCTGGCGATCTCGGCGATCCAGGGCGCGGGCGCGACCTCCCCGGTCGCCGGGCGCCGGGTCATCACCAGCGGCGTGGTCACCGCGGCGTACCCCTCGGGGCTGTTCGGGTTCTTCGTCCAGGAGACGGGCAGCGGGGGCGCCCAGAGCGCGCCGCGCACGGCCTCGCAGGGCGTCTTCGTCTACTACCCCCGCGGCGCGCGCACGGTCGAGGTGCGACCGGGTGACCGCGTCGAGGTCACCGGCACCGTGGAGGAGTACGCCGGGGCGACCCAGGTCCGCATCGCCGACGCGGCCACCGACGTGACCGTCACCGGCCGGGGCGCGGAGCTCGCCCCGGTCACCGGCGAGTGGCCGGCGTCGGCGGCGGCCAAGGAGGCGCTCGAGGGGATGCTCGTGCTGCCCGAGGGCCGCTTCACCGTCTCCGACACCTACTCCACCAACCGCTACGGCGAGGTCGGCCTGGCCCGCGGCACCACCCCGCTGATCCAGCCGACCCAGGTCGCGGACGCCCAGGACACCGCGGCGATCGCGGCGGTGGTCGCAGACAACGCGGCCCGCGCGATCGTCCTCGACGACGCCTCGTCGGTGGACTACACGAGTTCGCCGGCGCTCAGCCCGGCGTACGTCTCGAAGCAGGAGCCGGTGCGGGTCGGCGCGGCGACGGCCTTCGTCGCCCCGGTGATCCTGACCGAGGGCGGCTCGCCGTCCGCCCCGACGTACCGCTTCCAGCCGACCGCCCCGGTCGGACCGGGGGTCACCGGGTCGCCGGCGACCTTCGAGAACACCCGCACCCCAGCCCCGGACGAGCGCCTGCTCGCCGCGGACGGCAGGCCGGACATCAAGGTCGCGGCGTTCAACGTGCTGAACTACTTCACCACGCTCGGGGACGCCGACGACGACAACGTCGGCGACGGCACCCCGCCGTGCCAGGCCTACCTGGACCGTGACGGCGACGGCAACAACGTCAGCGGCGGCTGTGCGCAGCGCGGCGCCTGGGACCCCGCCGACCTGGCCCGTCAGCAGGAGAAGATCGTCGCGGCGATCAACGCCCTCGACGCCGACGTCGTCGGGCTGATGGAGATCGAGAACTCCGCGGTGCTGGGGGAGGAGCCCGACGAGGCGACCCGCACCCTGGTGGCGGCGCTCAACGGCGCGCTCGGCGAGGACGTCTGGGCGGCGAACCCCTCGTCGGTCGACCTGCCCGCGCCCGCGGAGCAGGACGTGATCACCAACGCCGTCATCTACCGCACCGACACCGTGCGCCGGGTCGGCGCCTCGCGGGCGCTCGGCGAGCTCAGCGGTGAGGACGAGGCGTTCGGCAACGCCCGGGAGCCGCTGGCCCAGGCCTTCCGCCCGCGTGCCGGCGGCACGCCGGTGCTGGTCGTCGTGAACCACTTCAAGTCCAAGGGCTCGGGGGTCGACGACGGCACCGGGCAGGGCGCGGCCAACCCGGACCGCATCGCCCAGGCCGAGGCGCTGGCCGCCTGGGTGCCGACTGTGCAGGCCGACGAGGGCGTCGAGGCCACGCTGCTGCTCGGCGACTTCAACTCCTACGCCCAGGAGGACCCGCTCCAGGTGCTGTACGACGCGGGCTGGACCAACCTCGAGACCGCGTCGGGCAACGAGGAGTACTCCTACTCCTTCTCCGGCCAGGTCGGCTCGCTGGACCACGTGCTCGCCAACGACGCGGCGCTGGCGAGGCACACCGGCGTCGACGTGTGGAACATCAACGCGCCGGAGTCGATCGCGTTCGAGTACAGCCGGTTCAACATCCACGGGACCGACTTCCACGAGCCCACGCCGTACCGCTCCTCCGACCACGACCCGGTGGTCGTGGGTCTGGACCTGGTGGCCAACCGGGCGCCGAAGGTGACGCCGCGGCTGAGCCTCGCCCACACCCCGCGCACGCCGGTCGCCGGACGCTCGGTGGTGCGGCTGCAGGTGCGGGTGCGCGCCGGCCAGGTGTCGCCGCAGGGCCGGATCGCGGTGCGCGTCCTGGGCCGCACGGTCTCGGCGAAGGTGAACCGCGACGGCGTCGCCACCGCCCGGCTCGGCCGCCTCGTGCGCGGCAACGTGCGGGTCGTCGTCCGCTACTCCGGCAACGAGCGGGTCCGCGCCGCCTGGGCCGTGCACACGGTGAAGGTCCGCCCCGCGCCGCGCTCGCCGGGCGCGCGCGGCTGA
- a CDS encoding DNA-formamidopyrimidine glycosylase family protein, with amino-acid sequence MPEGDTVYRAARLLDRSLSGQLLTASDLRVPRHATADLAGAEVLGTVSRGKHLLTRVSGPGPGERWTLHTHLKMEGTWRVYSPGQPWRRPAHQARVVLRTARTVAVGFSLGVVDLLETAREHEVVGHLGPDLLGPDWDEDEALRRLTADPDQPLVTALLDQRNLAGIGNMYAAELCFVSGVHPSTPVGEVGPLPRLVRRARQMLDLNKERAVQSTTGRLAERERMWVYRRDRSPCRRCSTPIRVAMTGPPGRERATYWCPRCQPEPGLG; translated from the coding sequence GTGCCCGAGGGCGACACCGTGTACCGCGCCGCACGACTGCTGGACCGCTCGCTGAGCGGGCAGCTGCTGACCGCGAGCGACCTGCGGGTGCCGCGGCACGCGACCGCTGACCTGGCCGGCGCCGAGGTGCTCGGCACCGTCTCCCGGGGCAAGCACCTGCTCACCCGGGTCAGCGGCCCGGGGCCCGGCGAGCGGTGGACCCTGCACACCCACCTGAAGATGGAAGGCACCTGGCGGGTCTACTCCCCCGGTCAGCCGTGGCGCCGCCCCGCCCACCAGGCGCGGGTGGTGCTGCGCACCGCGCGCACCGTGGCGGTGGGGTTCTCCCTGGGTGTGGTCGACCTGCTGGAGACCGCTCGCGAGCACGAGGTCGTCGGGCACCTCGGGCCCGATCTGCTCGGCCCGGACTGGGACGAGGACGAGGCGCTGCGCCGGCTCACCGCAGACCCTGACCAGCCGCTGGTGACCGCGCTGCTCGACCAGCGCAACCTCGCCGGCATCGGCAACATGTACGCCGCCGAGCTCTGCTTCGTCTCCGGGGTGCACCCGAGCACGCCGGTGGGCGAGGTCGGGCCGCTGCCGCGCCTGGTGCGCCGGGCGCGCCAGATGCTCGACCTCAACAAGGAGCGGGCTGTGCAGTCGACCACCGGCCGCCTCGCCGAGCGCGAGCGGATGTGGGTCTATCGCCGCGACCGCTCACCGTGTCGCCGGTGCTCGACCCCGATCCGGGTGGCCATGACCGGGCCGCCGGGGCGCGAGCGCGCGACGTACTGGTGCCCGCGGTGCCAGCCGGAGCCCGGGCTCGGCTGA
- a CDS encoding CinA family protein, whose amino-acid sequence MARDQITLSQKVHLSLRAGGQTVATAESLTGGQLAVRFTETPGASETFLGGVVTYATALKQSLLDVDDQIVQEHGVVSAECARAMASGIKALTGASYGVSTTGVAGPSEQEGKAPGTVFVGVAGPGVVEAIALELPGDRGEVTSRTCDEALSALADILAREEEGLG is encoded by the coding sequence ATGGCTCGGGATCAGATCACTCTCTCGCAGAAGGTCCACCTGTCGCTGCGCGCGGGCGGGCAGACCGTCGCCACCGCCGAGTCCCTGACCGGTGGCCAGCTCGCCGTCCGGTTCACCGAGACCCCCGGGGCCTCGGAGACCTTCCTGGGAGGCGTGGTCACCTACGCCACCGCGCTCAAGCAGTCGCTGCTCGACGTCGACGACCAGATCGTGCAGGAGCACGGCGTGGTCTCGGCCGAGTGCGCCCGCGCCATGGCGTCGGGCATCAAGGCGCTCACCGGCGCGTCGTACGGCGTGTCGACGACGGGCGTCGCGGGCCCGAGCGAGCAGGAGGGCAAGGCGCCGGGCACGGTCTTCGTCGGCGTCGCCGGTCCCGGGGTCGTGGAGGCCATCGCGCTCGAGCTTCCCGGCGACCGGGGCGAGGTCACCTCCCGCACCTGTGACGAGGCACTGTCGGCGCTGGCTGACATCCTCGCCAGGGAAGAAGAGGGGCTCGGGTAG